The genomic stretch aagaaagtttaaatagtttataaaaacTGATTGTTAGGAGCAATAGCATTTAATGTTGTTTCTCTTTTCACAGGTTAGTATTTGTTTGAGTTGTATTTTAGATATAAGTTTAAATTGTTAAACATGTATGGTACCTAACCTACCAAATTGTTtagtattttgattaaaataaataactctttTTACAGAGCAACAACTTGGGCTTTTGTTTCAACTAACTTATtacaaaacaacattaattataGCTGTTGTCAACAATGGAGaagttgaaattcgaatttGTTGTCAAACCGAGTGACGACccgaaaacaaacataatatgctTAACATCAATTATGGATGCCAAtaaaagtacttacttaattcCGGAGCAATTACAACCGGTGAAACTACACGATGTCTTAATAAAGTCTCAAATTTtccaaaaagtaaaaactacATTGCAAAAAAGACATGAAAAACGACAAGTATGGATTTCTATTACACCGGAGTTACATGATATCTACATAGATGGTGATGGAAATATgcaatttaaaggttatttacTGGAAGAAGTTACATCAATTGCACAAGACCAGACTTCTACGGAAACGCCAATAGAAGCTCTTtcaaaaattttggaaaattttgcTGAATCAAGAAAGGAGCCTAGAcagtttaatttgaaaaaagtatctgaaatgtttgttattgaTAAGTTTACACAAAAAACGTCAAATGTCACACAGTGGATGGTTATCTTCGAAACAGAATGTACTCGTTTAGGTATAACTGatgatatttacaaaattcaagttttaaggttatttttagaTGATTCTTGTCAGGATTGGTATAGCTCTATGCTTATAAAGCATACAATGAATTCTGAATGGAGTATTTGGAAAAATAATTTTTGCGAAACATATATGAACAAAGGTTGGACACCGGTAAGGTatgctattttatttaagtataggCAAGGCTCGTTAATAGAATATGCATTAAAAAAAGAGAGACTTTTATTAGAGACTAACAAGTTTATAGATAAAACTACTTTAATAGATTTAATTGTAACGGgtttacctaattttatcgCCGATGAAATTGATAGAAATAACTTAAAGGAAACAGAACATTTATTCAATAGTATTCGTGGGTTagaacatttgaataaaaagttTGTAGGAAAAAGGAAGTATATTCAGAAAATAGCATTAAAGAAAAGACTTTCAAGGAAAAACCATGCAAAATTtgtgaaaaagaaaagaaaggaaTTCGGTATCATTCAGAATCCGTTTGTTGGTTTAAAAATAAGGGAGGTGATCGGTATAAAAAAGAGtcaattaaaagtattaataattCTGAATTAGAAATGAGTTTAAATGAAGTAGAtccaaaaaactaataattccaccattaatcaaaattaaaattttaataaatgattcCTTAGAAACATTTGGGGTTTATGATTCAGGATCAAatgtaagtttaattaattcCAGATTATTATCCTTAAAAAATTATCAcacttacaataacaataataatcagGCAAATTTAAAAACGATTAATGGTGTAAAAAAGTCTATAggaataataacattaaagattAAGATCTTTCAAATTGAGAAAtacataaatgtttttgttgtagataaacaaaactttgaccATGATTTTTTAATTGGCTTAGATTGCATAAAATCTTTTCAACTAATTCAAAATGAAAACTTGGAAATAATACAAAACGTTAACAATGaggaaaataaaagtaatgaaaatattccTGGCTTAACAGGTAACAAAATTCAAAACTTGCAATATTTAATtgatgaaaatattgaaaaaaagaaaaacacaggtaaagataattttataactgAAGATAAATGTGAGATCAATTTTAATGAACACATAGATATTTCAAATTTCAACATTTCAGTTGATCATTTAGACGTTCAACAGCAGTCAAAAATAGATGAGTTGATAAACAAATATAAGTCACTATTCGCGAAAGATAAATATGATGTAGGTTCAGTTAAGGGCTATGAGGCACATATAGATTTACTTGTAGATACATATTGTAGCAAAAGACCATATCGATGTAATTTTGaggataaaaaagaaatagaacaacaagtttcaaaattattaaaaaataaacttattgaaGAATCTTATAGTCCCTTTGCAGCTCCTGTAACACTAGCCTATAAAAAAGAAGAAGGGCGAAAATCTAGGCTATGCATAGATTTTCGGGATTTGAATAAAATAGTGGTTCCGCAATCACAACCGTTTCCACTTATAGAGGACTTAATGGTAAAAACAAGGAACTGTAAATTTTTCTCAACATTAGATATTAATTCGGCATTTTGGTCTATTCCATTAAAAGTAGAAGATAGGAAAAAAACTGCATTTGTTACTCAAGAAAATCATTTTCAATGGACCTGTTTACCGTTTGGTTTGAAAACTTCTCCTGCAATCTTTCAAAGAATATTAAGTAGTATTATTAGGAAACATAAATTATCTAATTTTACAGTAAATTTCATCgatgacattttaatattttcccgGACATTCACGGAACACATTGAACACTTAACCCTGCTATTAGAAGCAATCTCAAAAGAGGGCTTTAGATTAAAATTCTCGAAATGCAATTTTGCACAGGATTCTGTAAAATACTTAGgtcacataattaaaaataatgcaatCAGTCCACTTAAGGACAATCTAATAGCCATAAAAGATTTTCCAActccaataacaaaaaaaaatgttcgacAATTTTTAGGTAAAATTAACTTCTATGGAAAATACATACCAAATATATCAATCATATTAGAACCATTACACAATTTGTTAAGAAAAGACCAAAAATTTATTTGGACAGAAAAATGTCAAGAATCTTTTGATACAATTAAGAATATGCTTTGCTCAAGACCTATATTAGAGATCTTTGATCCAGATTTgcctatacatatttatacagacgCTAGCATACAAGGTATAGGGGCTATATTGAAACAACCACAAAAAAATGGAGAAGAGAAGCCATGTgcatatttttcgagaaaattaAATGATAGTCAAAAACGAAAAAAAGCTGTCTACTTAGAATGCTTAGCAATAAAAGAAGCAGTAAAATACTGGCAACATTGACTCATAGGAAAAAAATTTAAAGTGTTTTCAGACCATAAACCTctagaaaaactaaatattaaggCAAGAACCGATGAAGAGCTAGGAGATCTCACTTATTACTTAtcacaatttaattttgaagtgATATATTCACCAGGAAAGGACAATTTCGAAGCAGACAGCTTAAGTAGAAACCCTGTATTAGAACCACACGTGAACCAGGATGAAGTCTTAAAAatcgtaaattttattaaactagaAGATATACAAAAAGATCAAgagaaaaatgaaattataaaacttcataaaactaaactattatTAAGAGATAAAGTATACACAAAAAGAAtaggaaaaaaagaaaaaattataCTCACGGAAGAAtttagtaaagaaataataaaaaatatacattatacatattgtCATATAGGGGTGAaacaattagaaaataaaatcaaaccaTTCTTTACAgcaaaaaacttaataaacaatattaaaaatatttgcgaTAATTGTGAAGTatgcttaaaaaataaaactagaactAAATTTAAATATGGATTGATGTCTCACTTGGGTCCTGCCACTTACCCTTTTGAAATAGTGTCTATAGATACTATTGGTGGATTTGGTGGCTCCCGCTCTACAAAAACCTATTTACACATTTTAGTAGACCATTTCACCAGATATGCCTACATTTTAACatcaaaaacacaaaattcaaATGACTTTATAAAACTAGTAAAAAAAGTTATCcctgataataaaattgaaatgatCCTATGTGATCAATACCCAGGCATAAACTCCAAAGAAttcaaaagttttttaaaaaacgagAATATAACCATTATCTTTACCGCAGTGAATGCACCTTTTTCAAACGGTTTAAATGAACGTTTAAACCAAACTATAGTTAACAAAATCagatgtaaaattaatgaaaggaAAGATAAAATGGCTTGGACGACTATAGCTCATGAATGTAtccaaaaatataatgaaactgAACACACTGTTACAGGATTCTCCCCAGTATATTTATTAGAAGGAAAAGTTATTAATATCTTACCAGAtgaattaaaaacacaaaaatcaaaaaacGATTTACTACAAGATAGAAAGATAGCTTtagaaaaaactataaaatcacacaattacaataaaaaaaaaattgacaaaaacaGGATATATTGTCAGTTAAAAGTGGGTGATCTAGTATATGTGGAAAATGGGAACAAGTTAAATAGGAAAAAACTAGATGAGATAAAAATAGGcccttataaaatattagaaaaattatCTAACTCAATTTATAAGATAGATACAGGGTGCAAGAAAATTGaatcaaattattttcacattacTAAAATTATACCGGTGGTAAATAATTCTCAGTAGTTTAAGGGGAGGGGGAGATGTAAATAAGCTCTCTGGTTCGTTATTTAAAATTACCGCGCTTTCTTTGAATATTGTCTGTGGTAAAAGAAAACTGAGAATATGTCTGAAATGTAATATAAAGAGAAAAGactattgatttatttagtgGATTTATTTAAGAAAGTGTGAATAGTTTATAAAAACTGATTGTTAGGAGCAATAGCATTTAATGTTGTTTCTCTTTTTACAGGTTAGTATTTGTTTGAGTTGTATTTTagatataagtttaatttgttaaacATGTATGGTACCTAACCTACCAAATTGTTAAGTATTttgatcaaaataaataactcttTTCACAGAGCAACAACTTGGGCTTTTGGTTCAACtaacatattacatacatataaaccttcctcttctatccattaaaaaaaaaccacatcaaaatccgtagcGTAGTTTTACAGATACaaacaaagggacatagggacagagaaagtgactttgttttatactatgtagtgataaacgtaaagtaaactcatactaagggtacagattccCCAATGTAAACTATGGTTAACGGTGTTAACCTCGTTCGATTTGAGGTCATTAACTTCTAGTTCACCGGCCATAACAATGAACTTTAATAGGTAAAATACTGaaatttaagtgtgggctcgccatgcttccgcacgaataagccggctcgaccggagtgataccacgatcgagcagaaaaccgacgtgaaacaacttgcgttgtgtttcattgagggtactggaggtccaattgccccccccccttcccaatccccgattcccaacaacccttaaattcctaaacccaaaTAAATACAAGCtacctacaaataaatactagcgtaagggtacttttccaccagagatgtgctgtgctacgttgccgtggatgcaaacgcatccacagcaacgtagcatagcacatccgcttccaccaatcatattcattggtgcacatagcttagcactgctAGAAACGGGCTCAGCTAACCAAgttgcgtgctatgaatggcttccctactatcgataagtcgcatactcgagctgcgcttcttcctcgcacagctacatagcttagtatcagtggaaacgatcacatataTATGTAGTTTCTTTTCTTCTGgtaacgttccccagtgacagcgttgtgattttttttatttatttatttttaagctgTAAACGTTTTAgtcaaagttattattatttagtttcacagcttaactattaggtacatcttcgtagcatagctacatagcacatctctggtagaagaCCCTAATACACGGAGTTTATCAATTACAGTACAATTGTAATATAAATGTCGGTCAAAGGTTATGAATCACACAGCTGTTTATATTCGCTACTGTAGTGAATAGGCATCGaggttgtatgtatgtatacagcgtgtaacaaaatacccatatacatacaagaagcactgaagaatacaggttgaatagaatctttacacaaagtttcagcttaaaatacgtttaaaaaaattggtaccataTACTTGGTGTCGCGTGGTCCtcttaaatcatacaaacgtgtcactacactacaggggtcactcactaattacgaaacatttcttctgtaaatctgatcgcctagtacctgtctacctaaatttgattcgcatgaaaaataaaaaaatattggaaaaattcataacttcgttccatgaaaacatgagtttaaaaaacccttcccgtatcgtttgttatgttatctagaaaccgtgcacttgatatgtataccctctttttgttacaccgtgtataagtATGTTTTGCAAATGTATGTTGTGAACAGCTTATATTGGTATGATATTTCATATTAGTCatctagtagtagtagtaagcACCTAAGTgatgttattttctttgtttgtttataaattaattaatagatctactgttttttttttaatgggggaaaatcatccaatgacttctctcgtcggCAAgttgaaagggagtgtcagactcttactgactaaaaaccaccccgttccttctcctgctttgagtcggagccccggtaaccttttacgttgtccgctaCTCCGGATCGACTATTAGGTACCTTTAAGTGTTCTCATTttctttgtatgtttatatacctTAATTAATAGATCCATGAGTAATATACCTATATCTCGGTatgtcgcgttccgcgcgcgcctcaatgagccatcagaccaccacagatggggcccagtagggctaatgcctgatccggagctgcggactacctagtggatttaccggggctccggttcaaaaagtaggagtaggaacggggtggtttttagtcagtaagggtctgacaacCCCTttagcctcacccaaggagggagaagctattggacgatttttccccacttaaaaaaaccaCTAGAAGAGTTAAAAGTAAGCAATTGCTTGCTGATTGAttgaaatgatttattaattattaatttcggtTGGACGACGACATTTATATCATCAATCAACATTTTAGCATATCAATACCAACTAATTAAGCAAgacaagtaagtacctacatagacATCAAACAATAGGTATATCAACATCCGCAAAAATCATACGATCGCtatgttttgataataaaattgtttgtaaactaCACTATCTGCGGAGAATTCTGCTAATCACCTCACTAGGTAGGTAGCAACAAGAAGGTTATATAAGTTCGTAGGTATGTGTTGGTAGTTATCTTTGTAACTAGTTATTGGctgcgacttcgcccgcgttgaATAAAGACTTCTAAGTTCTAAGAGATGTTGCTTTTGATTTCTTTCTGTTATgaaaaaatcccacactcctgAGTCTTCTATTCCCAAAAacctaggcgccttttgaaggtttctccCCGAATGAAAGGTATCACTACGGTCGGCTCCAGTATgctgaagtatggctctcccatgTACAAAATCATAcaacaatatataaaatatcacgacaattatccgcgaaggggtaggcagaggtgcacattagggcacgtaatgccgctatacaatgtgcacccactattcaccatttgtgacaTATTAtatcccatgtaatgggggcaattccagaatccgtgctactactgagaaactttcaaaaaactgaaaaatgtcCAGTAATATTAATAGTACAAAATCACACTTTGAAATTAATCCgttacaatttacaaacaaacgcaCAGACACACTCGAATCTCCTCTCTTTATCTAATACCTACATGTTTAGACATTTATTGTGTAGGCAATTTAATATCGTCTGAGGTTGTTATCTACCATACCTACAAcgcattattatattttgtattttggcATAGATACTCCTACATTATCGCTGCTATCAGTCAAATGTTTGTTGCCTGTCTGTTTAGCATCACATTACGACTGTAACTCTTATAGTGGTAAGCAGACTACGGTAGATCAAAGGACATGGTTAATCAAGTAGAAGAGtcaatgtaatttataaatttcataaaatatcgCATAGGGTATTTAGGTCCAGCCCACCAGAGCCAGTGCCGGCGTTAAGGGGagggggggggcgtgatgggccgatggctcagggcgacaaattctggggggcgccgatgccgccgccgatgggatccgcaaaaaactaacacttgatattgcttccctcaagtgggcgccacaatattttcgcccggggtaccagtggcccttacgccggcactgaccAGAGCCTCCCAAACCAACcttgaaaacaccggaacactgaaatttgtcgcgtctcagggacacgaactactgtcttggatcccgcaacagtcgtaactaaataaatcagaagataggagccccggtaaacccgctaggtagtccgcagctccggatcaggcggtctgatagctctttgaggcgcgcggagcgtcataatattatgtagctatttattattcatttattgaaaaaaaatataaactaagtaGTGTGCAGTCCAGTCCGGAGCTACGGAGTACCTGCtggacaagcaggagtaggaacggaatggttttagtcagtaagagtctgacactccgcgactccctctcgcctcgcccagagcgggagaagtcattggatgacttttccccctcaaaaaaagtgtacAGTCACGTACAGTCCAACAAAATTATATATCtagtttgtctgtcggatcAATATGTTTTAGTAGGTAATATTGTAATGAGGTACGGATCTATTGTTTTTAACTAGAATTCAACCTGTTACGAAATTGAATAGTTTCAATAACCTTGAGATTTGTAAGTCCGTAAatagttaggtaggtacgtacTTATGTAAAGTAGTttgtacataacataacaaaggAGTCGacaataaggatgatgacggggtatgcaaattaataatctatttagtccgtcaattaggtaatgaaaaaatattagacacgtatttttttattttgtcatataagataacaatacttagttaaaacgaatcaaagtttaggagtgggagcaaatacgtcatttctacgtataaaacgtacctagaaatgacgtctcgcgatatttcaaatccaCTTATCTTTGACAGTATTTGTTtccgcaagaaaataaaaaatacgtgtcttacgttttaaaataatctacaagacggactttaaaacaaaaaaattagtcatctaacctattactagcttctgccaaggACATCGcgcgcgttcctgtgggataaaaagtagcctatgtgttattccaaaccataatctacccctattccaaatttcatcccgatcccttcaactggtttgacgtaattgaataacaaataaacacacaaactcacaaagaAAGATTGGGTGAACGATCACACTCACACTTGATTCTCGGGTTAGACAATTAATAGCTCAGGTTTCCCTTAGAAACAAAAATGCGTAGGAAGTATATATCTTCTAACTAGTTAGGTATGTCGCAAATCTCGGATTCTCACATTAATACTGTCACAgctatttaaaatttcaaaccAGTTTACAAAATCACGTACCTACTTAGTAACAAAACCACCTGTTTTGtctaaaatcatccaatgacttctcccgctttgggcgaagcgagagggagtgtcagtctcttactgactaaaaaccaccccgttcctactcctacttttcgagccggagccccggtaaacctgctaggtagcaGTTCACAAAATCACGTAGTAACAAAACAGGTGTATAAGCTTAACgtagttaaaaatagtttttttatatacagacataattatgtacatacataatatgtatgtataggagTATATGGTCAAGTTCATTGACTTCTTTTATCAAACAATTTAACATGCCACCTGTTATATCTTTATACTTTATGTGTTATCTTTTTGTCTCTGTTGTGTAgatctttttatggtataagccggtaaactagcagacggatcacctgatggtaagcctttgctgccgcccttggacacttgaaacaccagaagcgttacaagggTGTTCATGGTCTtatgagggttaggaatttaaaagcTGTTGcgagaatcggggattaggaagattgggaacagggtaattgggcctccggctcgaaaatcaggacgACTAGGAAtgtgggtggtttttagtcagtaagaatctgatactccctctcgcctcgcccaaggcgggagatgtcattgtaTGATTCCCCCTCAGCTCAATAAAAAGAGCATTTTTTTGTAACAGGGAATACCTTCCAGAGT from Spodoptera frugiperda isolate SF20-4 chromosome 19, AGI-APGP_CSIRO_Sfru_2.0, whole genome shotgun sequence encodes the following:
- the LOC118269744 gene encoding uncharacterized protein LOC118269744, giving the protein MEKLKFEFVVKPSDDPKTNIICLTSIMDANKSTYLIPEQLQPVKLHDVLIKSQIFQKVKTTLQKRHEKRQVWISITPELHDIYIDGDGNMQFKGYLLEEVTSIAQDQTSTETPIEALSKILENFAESRKEPRQFNLKKVSEMFVIDKFTQKTSNVTQWMVIFETECTRLGITDDIYKIQVLRLFLDDSCQDWYSSMLIKHTMNSEWSIWKNNFCETYMNKGWTPVRYAILFKYRQGSLIEYALKKERLLLETNKFIDKTTLIDLIVTGLPNFIADEIDRNNLKETEHLFNSIRGLEHLNKKFVGKRKYIQKIALKKRLSRKNHAKFVKKKRKEFGIIQNPFVGLKIREVIGIKKSQLKVLIILN